A window of Melospiza melodia melodia isolate bMelMel2 chromosome Z, bMelMel2.pri, whole genome shotgun sequence contains these coding sequences:
- the SRP19 gene encoding signal recognition particle 19 kDa protein, with protein sequence MAAAAGAASPADKERFICIYPAYLNNKKTIAEGRRIPIDKAVENPTSTEIQDVCAAVGFNVLLEKNKMYPREWNRDVQYRGRVRIQLKQDDGNPCLPQFPTRKSVMLYAAETIPKLKTRTQKMGGSDQSLQQGEGGKKGKGKKKK encoded by the exons atggccgccgccgccggcgccgCGTCCCCGGCGGACAAGGAGAG ATTCATCTGCATTTATCCGGCTTATTTGAATAACAAGAAGACAATAGCAGAAGGAAGAAGGATACCTATAGACAAG GCTGTTGAAAATCCCACATCTACAGAAATCCAAGATGTATGTGCAGCAGTAGGATTCAATGTGTTACTagag AAGAACAAGATGTATCCCAGAGAATGGAACAGAGATGTGCAGTACAGAGGTAGAGTACGAATCCAGCTCAAACAAGATGATGGCAACCCATGTTTACCTCAGTTTCCGACAC GTAAATCAGTGATGCTGTATGCTGCAGAAACCATTCCCAAACTGAAAACAAGAACTCAGAAGATGGGAGGTAGTGATCAAAGTCTTCAGCAAGGAGAGGGAGGCAAGAAAggtaaagggaagaaaaagaaataa